CTGTACCCAAGCAAGAAGGGTTTCAGTTCAGTGCTCTTCTCATATCTGCAGCCATAATCCTTGGTTCccttcaaatacctcaatatttGCTTCACTGCTCCCCAATGAGCTTGACTTGGTGCTTCCATATACCTACTGACAACACCCACTGAAAATGCCAGATCAGGCCTAGTGTTCACAAGGTACCTTAAGCTACCAATTATACTTCTATATTCTGTTGCCCTCACAACCTCATCCTCGATTCTCTTGTAGAGCTTGAGTCTAGACTCCATTGGTGTAGCACTTGGATTACAGTTCAACATCCCTGCAGTTTCCAGAATCTTGCTTGCATATGCAGTCTGACTCAATGTGATTCCACTATCTTCTTGCCTCACCTCAATCCCTAGGTAATAGCTAAGAAGCCCCAGATCACTCATGCTGAATTTTTTCTTCATCTCATTTTTGAACTGCTCAATGTCTCTAACACTTGGCCCTGAGATGATGAGATCATCAACATACACCCCTACAATGAGAAAAGAGCCTCTGTTGCTTCTTCTATACACAGCCTGATCTAGCTTGCTTTTTTGTAAAGCCAAGAGCAATAAGCTCCTTGTCTAACTTTGCATTCCATGCCCTTGGAGCCTGCCTTAGGCCATACAGTGCCTTTCTGAGTTTCAAAACCTTGTCACCTTTGCCTACAatgaaacctggaggttgcttCACATATACTGATTCTGTCAAATCACCATTGAGGAAAGCTGATTTTACATCCATGTGATGTACCTCCCATCCTCCTTTTGCAGCTAGAGCAAGTAGCACCCTCACCGTCTCAATCCTGGCAATAGATGCAAAGACCTCATCAAAATCCACACCCTGCACTTGAGCATAACCCTTGGCAACTAGCCTTGCTTTATGTTTGACTATCTTGCCATCAGGGTCTTTTTTTAGTTTGAAAACCCACTTCAAACCAATGGCCTTCTGCTCCTTGGGAAACTCACTGACATCCCAGGTCCTGTTTTCTTCTATGGCCTTCATCTCAGCCATCATGGCTTGTCTCCAGCATTCCTTGGTCATAGCCTCCTCCACTGAAGTAGGTTCACTAACAGCTGTCAGACATAGTGCACTGTACTCAAAATTCTCCACTTCATCTGTAGAGTCCAACAAGTCTGTCACTGTTCTGAATCACCTTGGTGCTTCGTTTGAACCTGCAGATACATCAGATGGAGGTGACGCCCATTGTATCTGATGTGCTGGCTGTGAGGCTGTACTAGAGATTGGAGTATGTGGTGGCGATCCACCTATCTCCCCCTCGGGTGGAATTGAGGCAGCAGATCTGGCTGGAGATGGTGCACCACTAAAATCAGCATCCAATCCTAAATCCTGGCCTATTGTCGAACCAGGTACAATATCCGAATACTGAACAACAAAAGTATCAGGTGCTGAAACTTCATCAGTCCCACTGCTGCTCTTCTCCTCCCAATTCCACGGACGCTTCTCATCAAAAATGACATCTCTAGCCACCATCAACCTATCTCTGGCTGGATCATATACCCGGTACCCCTTGGCACCTGGCTCATAGCCCAAAAATACCCCTGGAATTGATTTGTCAGCAAGCTTATTAACCCCGGGTCCCAACTTCTTTCCAAAAGCAGTGCACCCAAATGTGCGTATGTGCTTTACTCCGGGCTTGCGTCCAAACCACGCTTCATACGGTGTTTTCCCATTCAGGTCTTTGTTGGTGCTCGATTCAGAAGATACACTGCTGTCTTTACAGCCTCTCCCCAAAACTTGGCTGGAACTTTCATTGCTTTCAGCAAGCAACGCGCCATCTCCACTACAGACTGATTctggcgctcaaccactccgttCTGCTGAGGAGTGTAGGGTGTAGTCGTATTGTGCTTCACTCCACGATCACTGCAATAAGTCATGAATGCACGCGAGTTGAACTCACCCCCACAATCTGTTCTGAAAGCTTTTAACTGACAGCCTGACTCAACTTCTGCTGCCAGAACTATCTTCTTAAAATACACCAGAGCCTCATCTTTTGTTGACAACAACTCAAGCCACATAAATCGACTAAAGTCATCAACAATTAACAGAAAGTATGACTTGCCTCCGAGTGTCGGCGGTGTGATCTGCCCGCACAAGTCACCATGGACTAGTTCAAGTCCACCTTCAGCTCGGTATGTCGACACCTGTGGAAACGGCCTTCTGTGATGCATGCCTAGTACACAGCCATCGCACACCTGCTCAACTCCATGAATCTGGGGTAAACCCTCTACCATCTGCTTTGATGCGAGATCCTTCAGAGCCCTAAAGTTTAGGTGCCCATACCTGGCGTGCCAAAGCCACGCCATCTCCTCCATCTTGGATAACAGGCACACGGGCACGGTTAGGTTCGGCTTCATGACATACAGCCTGTTCCTCCTTACTGCCCTGATCTGAACGCCGATTTGCTGCTGTGCAGCCTAACGGCACTCAAACACCTTCAAGACGCCACTGTCGATCTCGACATAGCATCTAGCTTCTTCCAACTGACCAAGACTCACAATATTGCATCTGAGCgatggaatgaagtatacctcgGTGAGCACACGATGTTCGCTGTTCTTGCCAGCAATTGTCACGACGCCAATTCCTTGGATCTACACTGTAGATCCATCACCGAAGCACACGGCGCCACGCACCGACTCGTCCAGGCTTGCCAGCGCGTCACGATTCCCCGTCATATGGTTCGTGGCACCTGTATCGAGTATCCAGGCCCCTTCATTGTACTCGGTCGGGAACACTCTCTCCTGGCTCAGGAACACCTAGTGCGCGCTCGCTGACCGTGTGCGTGTCACATTGCATGCCTGAGCAACAAGCAGTGCACCCATTTCAGGATCACCTGCGACGTGGTGAGCAGCCTCCTGCTTCTCCTCCTTCGGCTTGGTCTTGCACTCCCTGGCAAAGTGCCCATAAATCTTGCACTTATTGCACCGCCCCTTGCGCCTCGGTGTCCCCATGGATGTGAGCTTGGCTCCGGAGTCACGTGCGTCACCGCCGCCACGCGCCCTGGATCTGTCCTTGCGGACATAACGGCTGTCGCCGCTTCTGTGACCCGATGACGAAGATGATTCCTGCACCATTCGGCTCTTGTTCTTCGCCAGCCACTCCTCTTCGGTTAGCAAGAGCTTTGGCATCTTCTCTGTGACTTGTTCGACAGAGGGCTCAAAATAATCTTCTGCCACCCTTAGGCGACCGACGAGCTCCTCGATCGAGAGCGTGCTCATGTCACAGAACATCTCAATTGCGACTGCTACCTGGTTGTAGCGTGCAGGCACCACACGGAGAAACTTCTTCACAACTCGAGAGTCATCGATCTTTTCTCCTAGACCCTCCAGATCTGTGGCCAACTTCAAGATCCTCATTGCAAACTCATCGATCGCTTCTCCTGGCTTGAACGTGATCTGTTCAAACTCCGTCAGTAGCCTCTGGGCATTTGCTTCCTTCACGCGGTCGGCTCCAAGACGCATGATCTTAAGTGCATCCCAAGCCTCTTTCGCGTTCTTCTTCTTCAGGAGCATGGAGTGCATCTCTGTTGGCACGCCGCGGAGCATGGCTCCAAGAGCCAACCTGTCCCTGCGTCGCTCAACCTTCGCATCTTCAATCGCGTCCCAAAGGAACATCCCTTCAAGGTTGCACTGGACATGAGATGCCCACTCTTGATAATTCGTGCATGTCAAAGTCGGCCAGATGAGATTCCCGGCCGCTTGATTGAACGCACGCTCCAACACTTCTCCTTCTCGCCCGACGCGCCCATCTCCGACGACAACTCTGGCTACTTTTCCGTCTCAACTCCGGTGGACTTAACCACCCTTGCTTCTCTTCTCCTGCCTCCTACCGCCTAACCTggagctctgataccagttgttggcGCGGGCTATACCCTGCGACAAACTAGAACGCAGCGGCGGCGTCTCCACGGTGACCGCGGCGAGATAACAGATGAGAACATTTGAGACTAGGGTTTGTTGCTGCCAAATGTCGCAGCCCTTTTCGGTCCTTGTTCTTTCTATTTATAGAGATACATGATGAGATCACGGAACATACCTCCGCGTATCCCCGCGCCACGCTACACACCGTGTGCCATGCCGTTTTTGTGGGACGCGCACCACGCGCTGTAGCGCGCACCGTGACGCTCCAGACCGACTCGACCAGACCGTGTCAAGCATGAGCACGCCTCCGTACT
The sequence above is drawn from the Miscanthus floridulus cultivar M001 chromosome 15, ASM1932011v1, whole genome shotgun sequence genome and encodes:
- the LOC136506869 gene encoding uncharacterized protein, whose product is MFLWDAIEDAKVERRRDRLALGAMLRGVPTEMHSMLLKKKNAKEAWDALKIMRLGADRVKEANAQRLLTEFEQITFKPGEAIDEFAMRILKLATDLEGLGEKIDDSRVVKKFLRVVPARYNQVAVAIEMFCDMSTLSIEELVGRLRVAEDYFEPSVEQVTEKMPKLLLTEEEWLAKNKSRMVQESSSSSGHRSGDSRYVRKDRSRARGGGDARDSGAKLTSMGTPRRKGRCNKCKIYGHFARECKTKPKEEKQEAAHHVAGDPEMGALLVAQAAQQQIGVQIRAVRRNRLYVMKPNLTVPVCLLSKMEEMAWLWHARYGHLNFRALKDLASKQMVEGLPQIHGVEQVCDGCVLGMHHRRPFPQVSTYRAEGGLELVHGDLCGQITPPTLGGKSYFLLIVDDFSRFMWLELLSTKDEALVYFKKIVLAAEVESGCQLKAFRTDCGGEFNSRAFMTYCSDRGVKHNTTTPYTPQQNGVVERQNQSVVEMARCLLKAMKVPAKFWGEAVKTAVYLLNRAPTKT